In Paraburkholderia bryophila, a single genomic region encodes these proteins:
- a CDS encoding APC family permease, giving the protein MKSSIQRNIGPVALLLTGLGSIIGSGWLFGAWKAAKIAGPAAICAWVIGAVVILAIALTYAELGAMFPESGGMVRYARYSHGALVGFISAWANWIAIVSVIPIEAEASIQYMSTWPYPWAHALFVDGSLTHNGLFLSAALVIIYFMLNYWGVKLFARANSAITVFKFLIPGATILGLMFTGFHRENFGEASSFAPYGWSAVLTAVSTSGIVFAFNGFQSPINLAGEARNPAKSVPFAVIGSILLALVIYVLLQIAYIGAVNPADVMKGWSHFNFASPFAELAIALNLNWLAILLYVDAFVSPSGTGTTYMATTSRMIYAMERNNTMPKMFGNVHPFYGVPRQAMWFNLLVSFIFMFFFRGWSSLAAVISVATVISYLTGPISLMALRRAATDLERPLHIPGMKVIAPFAFVCASLILYWAKWPLTGEIILLMVVALPVYFYFQAKSGFGGWGRDLKAAWWLVAYLPVMAILSLIGSKEFGGRGVLPYGWDMLVVIAFSLVFYYWGVNSGYRSEYLDERDEHDEVLEGMGAH; this is encoded by the coding sequence GTGAAAAGTTCTATACAACGGAACATCGGCCCTGTCGCGCTGCTGCTGACCGGCTTGGGTTCGATCATCGGATCGGGCTGGCTGTTCGGCGCGTGGAAGGCTGCAAAAATTGCCGGCCCGGCTGCCATTTGTGCATGGGTGATCGGTGCGGTCGTGATTCTCGCGATTGCGTTGACTTACGCCGAACTCGGCGCAATGTTCCCGGAGTCCGGCGGCATGGTGCGTTACGCGCGCTACTCGCATGGCGCGCTGGTCGGTTTCATCAGCGCGTGGGCCAACTGGATCGCCATTGTCTCGGTGATTCCAATCGAGGCGGAAGCCTCCATTCAATATATGAGTACCTGGCCGTATCCATGGGCGCATGCGCTATTCGTGGACGGGTCATTAACTCACAACGGGTTATTCCTGTCCGCGGCGCTCGTGATCATTTACTTCATGCTGAACTACTGGGGCGTGAAACTCTTCGCGCGCGCCAATTCGGCGATCACGGTCTTCAAGTTCCTGATTCCCGGTGCGACGATTCTCGGTTTGATGTTCACGGGCTTCCATCGTGAAAACTTCGGTGAAGCGAGCAGCTTTGCGCCGTACGGCTGGTCGGCGGTGCTGACCGCGGTGTCGACGAGCGGTATCGTGTTTGCGTTCAACGGTTTCCAGAGCCCGATCAACCTCGCGGGTGAAGCGCGCAATCCTGCCAAGAGCGTGCCGTTCGCGGTGATCGGTTCGATCCTGCTGGCGCTGGTGATCTACGTGCTGCTGCAGATCGCTTACATCGGCGCGGTGAACCCGGCCGACGTGATGAAGGGCTGGAGCCACTTCAACTTCGCTTCGCCGTTCGCGGAACTGGCGATCGCGCTGAACCTGAACTGGCTGGCAATCCTGCTGTACGTCGACGCGTTCGTCAGCCCGAGCGGCACCGGCACGACCTACATGGCGACCACCAGCCGCATGATCTACGCAATGGAACGCAATAACACGATGCCGAAGATGTTCGGCAACGTGCATCCGTTCTACGGCGTGCCGCGTCAGGCAATGTGGTTCAACCTGCTGGTCTCGTTCATCTTCATGTTCTTCTTCCGCGGCTGGAGCTCGCTCGCGGCGGTGATTTCGGTCGCGACCGTGATCTCGTACCTGACCGGCCCGATCAGCCTGATGGCGCTGCGCCGGGCGGCGACGGATCTGGAGCGTCCGCTGCATATCCCGGGCATGAAGGTGATCGCGCCGTTCGCGTTCGTTTGCGCGTCGCTGATCCTCTACTGGGCCAAGTGGCCGCTGACCGGCGAAATCATTCTGCTGATGGTCGTGGCGCTGCCGGTGTACTTCTACTTCCAGGCGAAGTCGGGCTTCGGCGGCTGGGGCCGTGACCTGAAGGCGGCCTGGTGGCTGGTGGCCTACCTGCCGGTGATGGCGATCCTGTCGCTGATCGGCAGCAAGGAGTTCGGCGGTCGCGGCGTCTTGCCGTACGGCTGGGACATGCTGGTCGTCATCGCGTTCTCGCTGGTGTTCTACTACTGGGGCGTGAACAGCGGCTACCGTTCGGAATATCTGGACGAGCGCGACGAGCATGACGAAGTGCTCGAAGGCATGGGCGCGCATTAA